Proteins encoded by one window of Sus scrofa isolate TJ Tabasco breed Duroc chromosome 12, Sscrofa11.1, whole genome shotgun sequence:
- the CCDC182 gene encoding coiled-coil domain-containing protein 182 encodes MEPLYQAGSILMKVNTLQGKKMVESGLQSGDFSIPPSWASCLLPPADLEILQQKVAGVQRELEDFKKEALKAIHYLEDAFCEMNGALAQQEEQAARVKQRLREEEDRGIVRNKVLTFLLPREKQLREHCKRLECLLLRLSHDALIVPLKIQTH; translated from the coding sequence ATGGAGCCCCTCTATCAGGCCGGGTCCATTCTCATGAAGGTGAACACTTTACAAGGGAAGAAGATGGTGGAGAGCGGCCTCCAGTCTGGAGACTTCTCCATCCCCCCATCgtgggcctcctgcctcctgccaccGGCCGACCTGGAGATCCTGCAGCAGAAGGTGGCCGGGGTGCAGCGGGAGCTGGAGGACTTTAAGAAGGAGGCACTGAAGGCCATCCATTACCTGGAGGACGCCTTCTGCGAGATGAACGGGGCGCTGGCACAGCAAGAGGAGCAGGCAGCCCGCGTGAAGCAGCGGCTGCGAGAGGAGGAGGACCGTGGCATCGTGCGAAACAAGGTCCTCACCTTCTTGCTGCCCCGAGAGAAGCAGCTCCGGGAGCACTGCAAGCGCCTGGAGTGCCTGCTGCTGCGCCTGAGCCACGATGCGCTGATCGTCCCCTTAAAGATCCAGACCCACTGA